ACTATGTGTCATCATCAACAGAAAATTTTTAAGTCTGGACTATTCTGTTATGCAGAATAAAATCCAGTACTTTATGGTAAGACTTAATACGCTAACAAGTGCCTCAGCTACTGAAAGCTTACATGGGTGAGTTACTCATTGAAGAATGTCTTAAGCTCAACCAAATTTGTCTGATTAGACTGTTCTAAGCACTCATTAACTCGATTAGAAATCAAATTTGAGTGATCAATTTCTACAACTACCTAAAGTAATATTCACAAGGACAGTAACAAAGTAATATCATACAGATTACTGCTGGGAATCCTGCACCTGGCGTGCAGATTCTTTGGTCAAAGAGAAATGTAAGTTATGATCTTCCAATTACTGGAGAGGATTTTTGATCCTGAAGGGAGATTATAGTTTCGAAAGCACCCACCAGAGCCTTGACCTTGCTTCTCCTAGTCTTGGCAAGTTTGCTTGCAGTAACTTCAATCACATTGTTGAACAAACTTGGAGTTTCTTTTGTATCCTCTATTCCATGGGATCGAAGATTTACTGTCATAACTTTGTCTTTCGCAGCACATGAATGGCCATCAGTAGTGGATTTTCTCAAGCCTTTTCCTCTAGGATTAGCATTACCATTTTCATTTTCGCGCTCATCTTTTATGGTGACTTGCCTTAACTTTTGTCTCCGTGGACTTTCTTTCTCGGATTGGATATCAATTGTCTTTCCTTTTTTGAACTTGAGCAGTTTGGGACTGCAATCTTCATTTTCTAAGCTAACTTGTCCAGCCTTCTGAGGTTTTGTGTCTTGCTTCTGAGTTGTAGTTCCATTTTGACTGGTGCTAGAGCTTGTTCCATCACAGTTAGCAGACTCATTTGCTGAATTTGATGATGGTGACATCAATGAAGATGAGGAAACGGACGACTGGGTGGTTGTGTCAATATTTCTTGAGCTACCACCACCTgaagatgatgaaaatgatgGGGAACAAAGGGATGATGAAGTTGTCTTTTCTCGTTTTGGACCATCTCTATGCAAAGAGGATTTTTTGGCATTACTATTTTCCTGGGAAATACCTGTAGTGTTGCTTTTAGTCTTTGATTCTCTAGGATGAGACGTCTTCTTTGTCACATTTTCATGACTGATTTTCCCAGTCTTGCTTGTTGTAAGACTAGTCCTACTGTTAAGTTGAGATGCCTTTCTTGAGGAGTTGTTACTGGATGTTGTGCTCGATACCTTTTTCACAGAAGATTTTGGAGACAATGAAACAGTTGAGGTAACAACACTCTTTTTCTTGCTTAGTTCGGAGGATCCACAATATCTCTCCATTTTACAGCTGTGGTTTTGTCTACTGCTAGATCCATTCGATAGAGACTCTTGAAGTTTCGAAGACCTCCCTGGTATAAAGTTGTCACTGTATCTTCTTTGATGCCTTCTTGATGCATT
This Solanum dulcamara chromosome 8, daSolDulc1.2, whole genome shotgun sequence DNA region includes the following protein-coding sequences:
- the LOC129900525 gene encoding uncharacterized protein LOC129900525, giving the protein MADGIPENLEKIMSIVNRVRRNSTGSVGFEMGESKVLSRYLDVRRSSCHDMCKHGFEHDSPTKARIPRPTRATLGKISERKKVPGSTKLPSEIKSQTTCQVNGQEMQASTKRVAHSVNHQSDSKFKPLEENASRRHQRRYSDNFIPGRSSKLQESLSNGSSSRQNHSCKMERYCGSSELSKKKSVVTSTVSLSPKSSVKKVSSTTSSNNSSRKASQLNSRTSLTTSKTGKISHENVTKKTSHPRESKTKSNTTGISQENSNAKKSSLHRDGPKREKTTSSSLCSPSFSSSSGGGSSRNIDTTTQSSVSSSSLMSPSSNSANESANCDGTSSSTSQNGTTTQKQDTKPQKAGQVSLENEDCSPKLLKFKKGKTIDIQSEKESPRRQKLRQVTIKDERENENGNANPRGKGLRKSTTDGHSCAAKDKVMTVNLRSHGIEDTKETPSLFNNVIEVTASKLAKTRRSKVKALVGAFETIISLQDQKSSPVIGRS